TGTTTACTAAGCTGGATCTGCAGGAGGTCCCTCCATTGGTCTACCAGCTGCTGCTTTTATCTGCTAAGGTAACTGTATATGTGTGCGAGAAATAGCATAGTTCACTTTAGCAACAAGTCATCATGTAATCCATTTTCTTTGAGTATCTAAATGCATGCGCCTCACTTCTGTGTCTGTTAGGGATGTAAGAAACAGATCCTGGATGGaataatcaattattttaaggaGCAAGATGCACGTCAGGAGGAAGAGCAGAAACACGGAGAGTGAGCGGCTTCTACTCTAAGATACTGtatcaaatttaaatttgatatttcCAACTTTCTACTCagtgattgtttttttatttatttatttattttttatcaggaGCTTAGATCTTGAGGTTCAGTCCATCCCACAAGACCAGTTAAGGCATGTAGAGGGCACTGCTATCCTCCACATCGTATTTGCTGTACGGCTTGATCACGAACTTGGGAGAGAATTTCTTAAAAGCATTAAGGTTACTTAGAATTTATTTATTCGTTATTTACATactatttttgatatttatgatgttAAGTTTATCATAAATTATGAATCACATTTCTACAGACATCATATGGGGACCTGTGCCCGTTCAGTGTTGCCCTGCTGCTTTCAGTGGCACGAATCCAGCGTTATGAAGAACAGGTGAGAAATCTATTTAGTTTTCCCCATGCTATTTTTAAGTCTTACTTTTTGTACTCCTTTCCTTGTACTTGATTCTCTTCTTTCACCTGGTTTTGGCAGGTGTTTGACCTTTTGAAGGGTGCTGTCATCAAGAGCTTTAAGGATGAGCAACTGCAGCAGGGATCAAAGTTCCTGCAGGACCTCCTGCCTGTACACTGCAGTGTGGCTCAGATGATACAGGATACAGTCAAGAACAGGTTGGAGACACTTCATTACTAGAAACATACTACAATTGTTTTGGTCAGATACACTTAAAACATAAGAGGGATTATTCTGATTACTATGTAAATTTAGAATGTAATTAAGATAAAAAGCTTCCAATTGATTCGCAATTTTGAACATGATGTCAAAGtttcaaatgtaaaatgaatcGTTCTTTTGATTAAACCTTCTTTTAAATGAAGACCAAAGTCAATATACATGACTATGCCTTCTTATGTCTTGATATTCTTCCCATGTCTTCTCCACCTGCTCAGTGTGTTTGGTTGGGACCATGTGACCCAGGGTCTAGTGCAGCTGGGCTTCTTCCTCATGGATAACTTTGGACCCAAACCTGGACCTTTTGGAAAGACCACAGAAGGCTCTGCTTCCATAGCCCGGACCCCCGCTCAACAGGCATGTAAGCTTGGTGGACAGGTGCTCCTGCAGGGCTTCAAGGTAACATGTGGTGTTTATTCTATAGAAGTATCACAATGTGTATGCATTAATCATCCAGTACatgtttaaattcagtttttcttgCTGTGTGATGTGTGTTCCTCCCGCGACAGATGcacgagccaatcagaggagagaTACTGGAGCAAGTCTTGAATCGATTGGTTACAAAGACAGCCTCTCCTGTTAGCCATTACTTAGGTAACACTCCCTCAGAGATATAATACACAGATGTATTATTACCTtaataagtacattttaacttttgtttttcttttctgtgtccCTGCCTTCAGACCTTTTCACTGACATTGTCATCTCTGCTCCCATGATCCTCCTGGAGTCATCCTCAAAAGTGACAGAGACGTTTGACCACCTGTCCTACCTGCCGCTGGCCACAGTTCAGGGTCTCCTTAAAGCAGTTCAGGTacctaaaaacacagacatataCACTCACTGTAGAGGGCTTTCAGAACTCATAGGTCCTGTGATAAGGGTCTGAAGATGCTTTTCATACCAGACTTAAAACTAAGGAGACTGCATTCAAGGCTGTGGTTTAGAAGCTGTCTCCAAACCAAACTGAGAGCTCTGAActctttgtacattttttcaaaattcagttGAACACACAGTTGTTTCAACTTGCTTTTGTTTAACCTGCCTCAGTCTACCTTtctgtaattttcttttttattgtgttgCCTTTTGTGATCTTTTATCGTGAGTGCTTTATGACATCTCTTCTTAAAATGTGCAATATAAATCAACTTTTCTTACCCTCTACGTACTTACTTAGATGTTGTTTTTCCTTATTTAATCCCCAGCCCCTGCTTAAGGTCAGCATGTCCTTGAAAGATGCTTTGATTCTTGTTCTCCGTAAGGCCATGTTCTCCAGGTGAGTGCTGCTTTGCTCTTAATTAGATTAAGATATCTGCTGAGTTACTGGGTCATGATTTCTTTTGCACATTtgatgatttttacagtcattACTAAGGAAGGTATATCAGATATTCAACAAAGGTCTTGAAATGCTCTTCCTCCATACTCTTTACTAGTCAGCTGGATGGCAGGAAGTCTGCAGTGACTggctttttgttgctgttgaaGAACTTCAAAGTGTTGGGCAGTCTGGCCTCCAGCCAGTGCAGCCAGGCAATTTCCTCTAGCCAGGTATGGTTCCACTTACAATTTGTGGTCTTTGCAGTAATTTTTTAATGTTGCCTGCAGCATTCACTCATCAGCTCTCTGTGActtcctgcagacattttaCATGGGGGCTGGCTGTAAAATTCTGCAGAAAGTCAGTGTGAAATTTCTGGATTTACACTTGGATCCCAACCCCcaaattttgggaatttttcAGGAGTGCATACACATTTTCAAGGAGCTTTGGTTTAGCTTTCTTGCTGCTTGGTTCTGTAGACTGTATCAATGATGTACAGATTCCTGTTAATATATACATAACAGTATTGTATtagaaaaactgtgaaaatatcTGCAGTCTTACACACAGTGACCATCTGCCTGAACAGATTCAAGTGGACGTTCATTCTCGTTACAACTCTGCTGCTAATGAAGCATTTTGTCTGGAGATCCTCAGCAGCCTGCGTCGCTGCCTCAGCCAGCAGGCTGACGTTCGCCTCATGCTCTACGAagtaaggattttttaaaaatttctaaCTTTGAAAATGTTGCTGCTCTGTTTCATTAAATTTTATTGTGTTGTGAAGCGATAATGTACAATACCTAATATAAATGTTTCCATTTGATGCATAGTACCAGAGTTACAGAAGCTATAAAAAGTCTACGGCTCCATAAGAGATTGTTTTTGTGATGTAAAAGATTTTCATTTCAGAGCTTTTTACACCTTTAATGTTATCTATGACATATTGCTGGTGTCAGGctaaaacctcatatctccatttttcatgatctttttataaatcagtgctattggtccacctttacatctgtcagtgggattttaacaattttaaaatgattaaaaaaaagtatcaaagatgCTGACTTTGatcattcagtgttaaaattaattgaaaaataaagtttacttttttattttttgaaagttGGTGATTCTAGAGATAGGAAATCTTTGCCGACAGCAGCGATGTACAATTCAActgaaaacaaaccaaatggaAGCAGCAGTATTTATTCTTCAGCTGGATTTTGGGTCTTAGCTAAGGTGTAAGTGAATTCTGAACAGTCCCAAAAACCAGTTGGTTTTGGCTCAAAACCTTCAGGTTTCTACATGAAAGCTGAAGACAAAGAGAGGGATTTCACCATTCTGCAGTACAGTGACCTAGAGTATAAATCCAAGACTACAAAAGTATGGCTttgacagaagaagagaaaagttTGGGCTGGCCCGTATGGAGCCAAGACCTGAATCCTGCTGAAACTCTGTGGGGTGACCTGAAGAGGGCTGACCTGTGCGCATAAAAAGCCCTTCTAGGGACGGGTATTGCAAATTAGCATTCGCTACAAACACTATGAGACTTGCATGGAATGCCTGTTCTCAGTTGTCTATGCATACTGTATCTGTCCCtaacaaaaaaaacttaaataaacagaagaaaTGCCTTCACCATCAAACAGCTTTTTAGCCCTTTTGCAAGAAAGAGTTGACAAATGTTGTCAAGTTGAGACCTGAGACCCAAAAAGACTGAATGCTTTAATAAGATCCAAAGGTGTCTACAATTCTGAAATTATATATTTCAAATATGTGGCATTATAGCCAGGGTGGGAAGACTTAGCCACCATAGCTTGAAGCCAATTTACACCTGCAGTCCCTTGGTAGGTTAAAATTAGATCTGACTCACCAAAGTGAGTGTCTTTCATCagatttttcagtttgtttttaaagctgccaacacaaaaacagttctcAATGTGTCAAGCTTAAATCTACGTCAAGTGGggtgaaaacatttctttattggaaaaaaatcttttctatttcagggtttttatgATGTTCTTCGTCGCAACTCTCAACTTGCAGGCTCAATCATGCAGACCCTCTTCTCCCAGGTATGCCTGTCTTTCAAGTGCACACTTTATTATACAAAATTGTTCTAATTAACCTTTCATGTGGCCACctgtattttatttgaattgATTTTGTCTTTCAACCTTAGCTGAAGCGATACTATGAGCCTGAACAAGACCTCCTTCCTCCTGTTAAACTGGAGCCATGCATCACTGCTCTCGGAGATCAAGTCTACCTGCAGGAGCCTCTGGTGCTCTTATCTATGTCTTATCAGGCTTTTATGATAGTGTTTTCTTCTGTGTTTATGTCAGTCATAAATAATGTTTCTTCTCCTTTCAGGCCCATCTGGTGAGCTGTACAGTACACTGCCTACAGTGGGTGCAGAACATGCGGCGATCAGTCCGCCGCAACGCTGAGGAAAGTGATGACGACGacgatgatgaggaggaggaggaggagggatacCAGTCTGAACTGCAGGCAATATTGGAAAGTATGATGAGACGCATGATCAAGAGTGAGCTGGAGGACTTTGAACTGGTATGCAACACAGAGGTTTATACTGTAAAACTGATGCATACAGGAATACACTGAATGACTTTTAAGGTGTCTGCAGACttaagttttcttttaataGCAGGAGAAATCACTATTGATTTGTCAGCAGTATGCTATAGCCTGGTGAAAGAAAATGAGCTTATGAATACCTCTAGAATGACTACATGATCATGTCCTTGccatcttttgttttcatttccaagTGGTCTTTGTGAACATGCCGATGCACTTTTGCAAATTATTAGTTTGTGGCTCTCAAACACCAACTTTCTTTTGATCCTCTTTTGACTTTTCCTATATCGTTACTGTATGTCAAAACTGCGTTAACTGGGATTATATTTAAAGGGGGAAGCAATaaagtctgtattttttttaaatgggagGGAGAGATATATTGCATTGAAgattatgtggaaaaaaaaaactgcattactGTACCTTCACATTAAGTTGTCCATCaaattttggctgtaaaagccAAAGAGATGATTATGTACATAAGGCACTATATCTTCTGTCTATGTTTCTGCCAGGACAAGTCGGCAGAATTCTCCATGGGATCCAGCGTTGGGGTGAAGAATAACATCTACGCTGTGCTGGTGATGGGCATGTATGAGGTCCTTATGGAGTTCAGCTTTAATAAAGCAAACTACAGGTAACAAACACTTATTTTTCTGTGGGCAGAAGCataaatgttggaaatattgcaataattattttgtgtttttgttagtaAAAGCAACTTCGAGGAGCTCTTGGAGTTCTTCAACCGCTACAACAAACTGTCTGAGATCCTGAAGGAAAAATCTGGAAAGGGTCGAGTCCCTACGAATAAGACTCCACGCAGTTTACTCTCTTTAGGCTTCATATCAACGCTACTCACTGTGCTCTTCAGGTAAATATTTAAGGAGGCTTTGTTAGCAAGGCTTGTTGAAAGAGTAGCTAGCCCTTTTTGAATATAAAGAAGgcattttatgaattaaaacCATAATATACTTCTATTAAGATACAGAACATAAAAGCTATTTTAAGTTAATTCCGTAATAGGCTTGTCTGTGTGTAGGGTGTTTGTAGGCAGtgcaaaatgacaaaatctAAAATAGTCAACTGGTTTTTCAAGATGTGTGTTCTGTAAGTGGAATATAGAAGTTGTAGGAACAACTATGCAGTATCAGAAAGCACTTCTGCAAACAACTGTAaccaaaatgtcaaatttctcTCATTTCAGAGACAGTactcagagcagagaggaggctCTGTCAGTGCTTCGCTCTAGTGGAGAGTTTGTGCGTTATGCAGTCAGTGTTGCTGTACAGAAGATCCAGCAGCTGGAGGAGACTGGACACACAGATGGGCCTGACGGGCAGAACACGGATAAAACTTTCCGGTTCCTCTGTGACATGACAAGGTTAAAATTTCTTCCCTTGAAAAAATGTCGGCACTAAGTTTTCAAgttttgtcttcatttaaatAATTGGAACTCTGTGTACAATTTTCCTCCCAGTGTGCTGATGTGGCGTTACACCAACATCCCCAGCGCtgtggaggatgctgggaaGAAGGAGAAGCGCTCCAGCCTGTCCCTgatgtgtctggaaggtctgcTGAGGATATTCACAACCTGTCAGCAGAGATATCCAGACAGGATGCCCCAGCTCCTCTCAACTATGGGTCAGATAggcatacattaaaaaaacataaaagcagtgATTTCAGGTATTTTCATCTGTGGACTGTTGAAATTCACTCCATTTTGTGTTTCTTGCAGAAGTGTCAGAGGACAATGAAGAGCCAGAGGATGTCACAGAGATGAACTTCTTTTACATCAGACAGTTTCAGGTGCATCTTAAAGCTTTAAATTTAGCTAGGactgtttgaccttttttcagACTTCTCACTAACATGCAGTGTTCTCTCCCTGACACCAGAGGGCGTTGTTCACCCAGCTAAGTGGAGGTGAGGATGAATTTAACAGCAAAGAGG
The sequence above is a segment of the Cheilinus undulatus linkage group 9, ASM1832078v1, whole genome shotgun sequence genome. Coding sequences within it:
- the fanci gene encoding Fanconi anemia group I protein, yielding MRAEIEKIVSLSDGDSTAELQKYLTSLTNDQLITVITNCALKGKKVGSMIKGIFKGSPSNSTEGSNRRLLVYQHCIPLCESGDLQTEVAADIIGLLMLETHTLPGPCLAQLASLFVEAIKMGKMGSGKSLELFPTVLTALSACEALSYGKGELNGEEYKKQLINSLCSSRWDPQCVIHLTTMFRDVPLSTEELQFVVEKVLRMFTKLDLQEVPPLVYQLLLLSAKGCKKQILDGIINYFKEQDARQEEEQKHGESLDLEVQSIPQDQLRHVEGTAILHIVFAVRLDHELGREFLKSIKTSYGDLCPFSVALLLSVARIQRYEEQVFDLLKGAVIKSFKDEQLQQGSKFLQDLLPVHCSVAQMIQDTVKNSVFGWDHVTQGLVQLGFFLMDNFGPKPGPFGKTTEGSASIARTPAQQACKLGGQVLLQGFKMHEPIRGEILEQVLNRLVTKTASPVSHYLDLFTDIVISAPMILLESSSKVTETFDHLSYLPLATVQGLLKAVQPLLKVSMSLKDALILVLRKAMFSSQLDGRKSAVTGFLLLLKNFKVLGSLASSQCSQAISSSQIQVDVHSRYNSAANEAFCLEILSSLRRCLSQQADVRLMLYEGFYDVLRRNSQLAGSIMQTLFSQLKRYYEPEQDLLPPVKLEPCITALGDQVYLQEPLAHLVSCTVHCLQWVQNMRRSVRRNAEESDDDDDDEEEEEEGYQSELQAILESMMRRMIKSELEDFELDKSAEFSMGSSVGVKNNIYAVLVMGMYEVLMEFSFNKANYSKSNFEELLEFFNRYNKLSEILKEKSGKGRVPTNKTPRSLLSLGFISTLLTVLFRDSTQSREEALSVLRSSGEFVRYAVSVAVQKIQQLEETGHTDGPDGQNTDKTFRFLCDMTSVLMWRYTNIPSAVEDAGKKEKRSSLSLMCLEGLLRIFTTCQQRYPDRMPQLLSTMEVSEDNEEPEDVTEMNFFYIRQFQRALFTQLSGGEDEFNSKEAQLLVSILSVLSRQLKPSSQQFVQMITWTVKVCKETSFEDSAFSKGLLSLLFSLHGLYKSPVRLLLELCQDIHSQLGDIDQDVEVEKQNHFAIINMKTASTAALLVLSQIDRVLDEVDWLIARKKSQTPSDKSVESTQTADQQDPIEKAVTLQLGTLLTALNELVQTALLPGTCTITLLRELSRTYTILTTLVKYHIQVFASLHGALPSRFEKLVKLSGSHLTPQCYSFITYAQSGELSGGGDEKKKKKRNEANNAASAKLLRETKAIPNLIFCIEQYEKFLITLSKKSKVNLMQYMKLSTSRDFRINAATLDAALQEQDDGDEPAESQDAEETQEPKRKKKKQ